AAATTATGTGTCCCGATTGTTCTCCGCCCAAAACGCAATCGTATTTTTCCATCTCACATGCCACAAAATGGTCGCCTATATCTGCCCTGATTAGCTTAATTCCGCTTTGTTTTAAATACATCTCCATACCCATATTGGTATGATGTGTGCCTACAACTATATTGCCTTTTAAACGACCAATTGAATGTAAGTACTTTGCTAATATGTATATTATTGAGTCACCGTTAATTATATTGCCGTCGCTATCGCTAGCAATAACTCTGTCAGCATCTCCGTCAAAAGCAAAACCGATATCGGCTTTTATTTCTTTTGTCTTTTTTGACAAAAACTCTTCATGCAATGAGCCGCAGTTTACGTTAATGTCATGTCCAGTGTGATTGCAGTTATAGCTAAAAACTTCTGCGCCTAATTTTTCAAACAACTTAGGCGCAACTTCAAAACTTGCACCGTTGCTGCAGTCCAAAACAATTTTTAGTCCTTTTAGATCTGTATCTACGGATTCTGCTAAGAAATTAATATATCGTTCATGTGATAATAAATCCTGATTTGCAGTTCCTATATTTTGAGAATAATTAGTCTTATTCTGATTTATACAGTCTTCAATAAAATCTCTTTCAATTTCACCAAGCTTGGCACCTTTGTTATCAAAAATCTTAATGCCGTTATATTCGGGAGGATTATGAGAAGCACTTATAACCACGCCAAAATCAGCCTTGTATAAGGTGGTTATGTAAGAAATTGCAGGAGTTGTCAAAATACCAAGATCAATTACATTGCCGCCGCCTGCTAAAATTCCTGAAATAACTGCCAATTTTAACATATCTTTTGATATGCGTGTATCAGTTCCTATAACCACTAAAGGATTTTCTTTCAACAATGTCAACGCATTTCCTACTTTGGCTGAAAGCTCTATTGTAAGATCTTTATTGGCAATTCCCCTTATACCGTCTGTTCCAAAATATTGACTCATACTACCCCTTTGTTTATTAATTATTTATAAAATAAAACATAATATTATATGCTTATCTTCTAAAATCTTGTGTTACCATAAGGGAATAATAATCTCATTAATAAAAGTAATTACGGTCAAAACTCCCAAATATAAAGAAAACCACTTGTAATTGCATTTTTTGATTAAATTAAGCATTAATCTAACCGCCAAATATCCACTTATTGCAGCACTAATCATTCCCATAATAACAGCCAACGCAGGAACTGCATTCCAGTTCTCAACCTTGATAACTTCCACAAAAGCTGATCCTAATATAACAGGAATGCTCATCAAAAAAGAAAATTTTGCTACTGTTGTTCTGCTGGCGCCGGAATAAACTCCTCCGCTTATAGTGGACCCGCTTCTGGAAACTCCTGGAACAATAGCTACCGCTTGAGCTGCACCCATAATAAGACTGACCTTTATACCAAGCGGATTATCTTTTGGATATTTTTTCCCAACATATTCTGTAATAAGCAGCATTATCGCCGTTATCATAAATCCAATCCACAAAAATTGCCCTTGGAAAAGAGCTTCAATTTGGTTAGAAAATAATAACATAGCGACACCGGCAGGAATAGTCGCCAAAATCAATAAGCCCAAAGTCTTAAAAGGCGGTTTTAAGAGATCAAAGATATCCTTATAAAAAACAGCAAAAACAGCTATCAATGTACCTACATGAAGCATTACATCAAAAAACAATGTAATGCTAGGATCTATTCCCAAAATGTTTTGAGCTAAAACCAAATGTCCGCTGCTAGAAACCGGCAAAAATTCTGTTAAACCCTGTATCAAACCCAAAATTATGGCCTTCCAAATTTCCATCTCACTCTCCAACAATCAATTATGTTATCATATTATAAATAAAGGCGCAAGTTTATATATAAACTAACGCCTAATTTATAAAATATTATATAAAATTTATGTCATTTTATTGGACTTATTGCTTTAGTCCATAAGAATAATAATAATACTTTTTACCCTTAGCTGGCGTTGCGCGGTTAAGTACTACACCTAACAAATTTCCGTTAACATATTTAACCTGTTCTATCGCTTTTCCTAGTTCTTTATAGTCAGAAATTTTTTCTTCTGCTACCAAAATAACGCCATCACTATTATTAGATAAAATAAGAGCATCACTCACTACATTAACAGGCGGAGTATCCAAAATTATCCAATCATATTCTTTAGACAAGTTATTGAGCAAATCAACCATTTCTTGACTCATAAGTAATTTTAATGGATTAGGGGAAGATACACCTGCAGTGATATAAGAAAGATTTTCTACTTTTGATTTTTTTACTGCATCTACAAATTCAGCTTCATCGCATAAAAGATGCGTCAAACCTATTACATTTTCATCATTAAATACTTTATGCACACAAGGCTTTCTTATATCGCAATCAATTAACAAAACCTTAAATCCGCTTTGAGCCAAGGCAATTGATAAATTTGCGCTTATCATGGTTTTGCCCATGTTTTCACTAGCGCCTGTTATA
The window above is part of the Clostridia bacterium genome. Proteins encoded here:
- a CDS encoding phosphoglucosamine mutase, coding for MSQYFGTDGIRGIANKDLTIELSAKVGNALTLLKENPLVVIGTDTRISKDMLKLAVISGILAGGGNVIDLGILTTPAISYITTLYKADFGVVISASHNPPEYNGIKIFDNKGAKLGEIERDFIEDCINQNKTNYSQNIGTANQDLLSHERYINFLAESVDTDLKGLKIVLDCSNGASFEVAPKLFEKLGAEVFSYNCNHTGHDINVNCGSLHEEFLSKKTKEIKADIGFAFDGDADRVIASDSDGNIINGDSIIYILAKYLHSIGRLKGNIVVGTHHTNMGMEMYLKQSGIKLIRADIGDHFVACEMEKYDCVLGGEQSGHIILKDHAPTGDGILAALKLVSVLKKTQKSIKELNDFYVYPQVNINIEVSDKHKVLANEYLQSELK
- a CDS encoding undecaprenyl-diphosphate phosphatase yields the protein MEIWKAIILGLIQGLTEFLPVSSSGHLVLAQNILGIDPSITLFFDVMLHVGTLIAVFAVFYKDIFDLLKPPFKTLGLLILATIPAGVAMLLFSNQIEALFQGQFLWIGFMITAIMLLITEYVGKKYPKDNPLGIKVSLIMGAAQAVAIVPGVSRSGSTISGGVYSGASRTTVAKFSFLMSIPVILGSAFVEVIKVENWNAVPALAVIMGMISAAISGYLAVRLMLNLIKKCNYKWFSLYLGVLTVITFINEIIIPLW
- a CDS encoding CpsD/CapB family tyrosine-protein kinase produces the protein MFTLNKKKKNRVIKSDYPLITDKDINFSFAEAFRVFAVNLRFTFAQKSSRKVIITGASENMGKTMISANLSIALAQSGFKVLLIDCDIRKPCVHKVFNDENVIGLTHLLCDEAEFVDAVKKSKVENLSYITAGVSSPNPLKLLMSQEMVDLLNNLSKEYDWIILDTPPVNVVSDALILSNNSDGVILVAEEKISDYKELGKAIEQVKYVNGNLLGVVLNRATPAKGKKYYYYSYGLKQ